A stretch of the Cottoperca gobio chromosome 2, fCotGob3.1, whole genome shotgun sequence genome encodes the following:
- the LOC115017639 gene encoding LOW QUALITY PROTEIN: xin actin-binding repeat-containing protein 2-like (The sequence of the model RefSeq protein was modified relative to this genomic sequence to represent the inferred CDS: deleted 1 base in 1 codon): MEIQSGNGEEVASAVSATSGSVSRSPSWPQVEASDNPVLREDLQAAKRIERFDIPLDNLKRMFEKSAVGNTEVTSVHTSSSKRVSSGSLPQVDLSTDHTMASPKDTALSASSAGRSTSGRPEDRAPSAEEQEDEPVSVKERLAMYQAAVSKKEISSSSSAAVMDESEACSLPGGLASVKKQFESQEFASSSSQSSVAQFHYEQRSVQEMSSSSEVTVRSSAREVVPVTTLLHNQQEVIHDETVQQNNVAASYGNHYNETVMLVGGEDLPKVSTQALKQQYEKTIEGAAPAKEIKVDLDFNQFQWAPVNQSSKSSTRTSYDTSSTLKTASASSVASTSSAAYEMPDHFPPPPSNLLQEIPEYISSQPQEPAPRHKHIVSKEQYFKHKSTAELKRIYKHINPEVRKNLEEEFLSELSEAEKKDLESEEMVGDVQQACYMFENDGNGSSNCSSPDRESVEWDEILKGEVQSMRWMFENNALDTIKDDTPDVDEVRNIAQQEIIAGKDVRRTAWMFETQPMDVLGTEDTDSTEQLQKSTDLARGDVRTATWLFETQPLDYLNKIYQEDEQETDVVVTNNITGGDVKTARYLFETQHLDSLGKTETIEESHFLNLKSELEEIKGDVKTTTRMFETQPMCVIRGDSGEMLEITTIRREETAKGDVKTSRWMFETQPLDIINKDPAMVKLICGISMEDNIQGGVNKGRWLFETKTLDTIKDEEWESSRKQKEDIIGTDVRKHCLVFETQSMDTLKDNANARPLASEEIVGGDVKTAKHLFETVPMENLKELLEVGKLQKMVASEEEKGDVRHQKWVFESQPLGNIREEKREITRTVNVEALEIGDVTNYKERFESMDLSKCEGAQKIQVEGVTSGSVKSNRVLFESTPMYAMQDSSGHYHEVKTVRREEIVKGDVRSCRWMFETRPIDEFDESINKFQIIKGISKQEVESGDVKTAKWLFETQPLDAIKCSSHFEDEEQKTKECIEIEKGDVKTCRWLFETQPMDVLYEKVEKSEVDVEEVQKGDVKTCTWLFETQTLDNIRDHTESETILKTCTVKQEDVQGKDVRLARFLFETENLENIIDEDSSSFRRVTQIDIDSGDVSRMKYIFENRSSDIMSSTSEETMQRLKTQQAEDIQRGNVVNCTYMFEHQPIDAIRDDSTEAKEGRIVIDVQGGDVDKGRFIFETYSLDQIKEESTETDISKLTSIFRDEVERGDVKNYTMMFETQPLYAICDKEGHYHEVTTVTKEEIIKGDVVGARWQFETKPLDSIRDSEQVYVIKAVTEEGINKGDVNSARWRFETQPLDEITEEIKVRSKTVADIQGGDVRTNKQRFETDEMSQKYIRTVSVSEIQKGDVRSATWMFETRTIDEIHGEGAEYDGMERVTKEEVMKGDVKQSVWLFEKQPLDSIKETDGTEFVVTKEEIPQADVKSTTWLFETTPFNEFNGSNMEKTEIFGKSIKETLEELYCQKMVDSQGVLIEADEIGDIRMAKYKLMNQEAPEIQREEIIRGDLSNIMMNLLNRREMTERGITIDREERGNINTTVKQLFNQERGINVEKEEIVRGDIQEAVNNLLKSEGSSKRGILIQEDEKGDVRMTIYSLLNKGERSSTEKEDIIHGNVSRTLHRLLSNSGGEDSKRIRVGEIERGNVSFYSTCIESGALDYLKQLQCEPNEPQEKVEKENIIGGDVQETKILLRKNHQQIGRTVAEQDIVPGDVHSNVKVFMTEPTVTYRNLEKKDIVKGDLNAALDSLTQAINQKVVIDKEEVVKGDIPTTLRSLEEAQHQNKEMEKPEIVRGDIRGALESLEKSTTTNTEATVEDLVPGDIKGTLKSLEEAKQAVKEVEKEEILKGDIHTAMQSLHEATSEKKTYQHQVSEQGDVKATIQLLLDPTTSPKTQRRGSIEGDVKTSIKCLYEGQDATQVEKEEVVKGDVQGAIKNLMQRKQYSNPKRMHPAKKAKGPMKNPLTVKQAEHECLHEAKSESVAVNPAPAVKKLSQSSESQKHTQRHNESKSVKTQVITQEEHSVTVAKTDNSTGASQHKSMKEQKQKLLPPQKIQASKPIMIKNKQMINNDQTETKAADVNVMKEVHNTSQTNILNKQICETKTIKQVQTTVSEKTVVHKQHVSEQMSQTQTENKALTQKHNMKNIKGEYRNLDMRGKGVIKKPKPAIHFPPPPSSPPPPSESELSLPPPPPPVLDSPSSPPSIMRQDSDLPPPPPPPPPMECKSEPEFYPLPPPPPQDFLPPPPSQQELNAMPQPPPTRLGKPIGKPLFKLPKQPETHKQPVQVKPKWQKKQPTPSPPPPPHPPQLPPDQAETESTEHKEQVQVQEVKKVTTKLIETSKQIQSELTAVSTTKIPSSPAVKPKEIPQPPKKVFVPPIKLPPTPEPAPASKSRPFARKFKTPLMLAEERYRQQIENEETVRSNVTTPTSSPVNMLFPAASPELSTAQNTDTEVATKVIKGKSEEDKATSKERIPSAKKTPSQIPLSKPLISAVNKKSAIGSSSASLDKMHVASKHSSEKVVSTDVVKKSQTAPKNPTISVSQSHQEALNIEVQSCSNVVTSSVTEQQQFIKKSSSRSIAATQSAVHENVNLQSQTAVTMKAEDVKNINVPLTQDGKMSPSQPTKIPKVTPSFKVKTFKMPTDKKEEKCEMHLQQEKSNVSEKSETRTNQRSDQLTASRTETKTEMKVKEKKSNMTPLLKEVEVEVHVKKGKQMQKNETEIQLSPSVTVLMPKITSATTHQGQGHVSVSHSQQSIQRHEEVVVTESVVQQRLQKQEVVQVQKQIKVQAAETNKMQINAVKSKGEPKDVSGKMTHKDEAHSEEIKYFEKCNVMQKLLAQIKELEGTPSKIDSNAVRMIISELPDWVMGSDEKNNLSEIAKQQSKKKLKELMVYVRNIFQAKLTHLEETLTAVEKQGKEKEDPPAPPPVPPKPCKKVFSGATAKISKISIGSSKSEKKVVEEKKSLQERKVYQELSEAADQRVSSPLAFIRTPSPTFISIESRRIDSPLRVTPSPPPYKSVGTPPPPPRKSYTPTTSFSRATPSPTMSRSEKLMKLKDTTSKLYRGITPPPPMPVQECFAAEREQSSPISDRETPIERDETEFVDVAEMVDSMMTVRDKKSFFEEAQKAEVSRMYMRKDPIDIPERLGPDAEEGAEAVNIDLLKDDLPRVDLSKLVNRFESPQPKVYNRKEPIVITERLGSDTEDAEADLPRTDEIPSFNVKAIKDVFETGEHSSQAARDLREQIERRESESAHSEPLGHSETTEVAEQFCTIEDFGNMTGETLSECSLTRGNPPSYADVVRGSVPVVVPLEASTEELLRNFQQSWAESQGVFQNLGFSVTEQRTVTHQQETVVTENSSSRVRTVQGVSEEGVPDGIADRRQTQLP; the protein is encoded by the exons GTGATGGATGAGTCCGAGGCTTGTTCGCTGCCAGGCGGCCTGGCCAGTGTGAAGAAACAGTTTGAGAGCCAGGAGTTCGCCTCTTCGTCCTCTCAGTCCAGCGTCGCACAGTTTCACTACGAGCAGAGATCTGTGCAG GAGATGTCAAGCTCCTCCGAGGTGACAGTGAGGAGCAGTGCCAGAGAGGTCGTTCCCGTCACAACCCTCCTTCACAATCAACAAGAG GTGATCCATGATGAAACAGTCCAACAGAACAATGTGGCCGCCAGTTACGGGAACCATTACAATGAAACAG TTATGCTCGTTGGAGGCGAGGACCTACCAAAGGTTTCCACTCAGGCTTTGAAGCAGCAGTATGAGAAAACGATTGAGGGAGCTGCACCAGCCAAGGAAATTAAG GTTGATTTGGACTTCAACCAGTTTCAATGGGCACCAGTAAATCAGTCCTCCAAATCTTCAACGAGGACAAGCTATGACACTTCTTCCACCTTAAAGACTGCCTCTGCCTCATCAGTAGCGTCTACCTCATCAGCGGCTTATGAGATGCCAGATCATTTCCCTCCCCCGCCCTCCAACCTGTTACAGGAAATCCCTGAGTACATCTCTTCTCAGCCTCAGGAGCCAGCCCCCCGACATAAGCACATTGTTTCTAAGGAGCAGTACTTTAAACACAAGAGCACGGCTGAACTGAAGCGCATCTACAAGCACATTAATCCAGAAGTCCGCAAGAACCTTGAGGAAGAATTCTTGAGTGAGCTCAGTGAAGCAGAAAAGAAGGACCTGGAAAGCGAGGAAATGGTGGGAGACGTCCAGCAGGCGTGCTATATGTTTGAAAATGACGGCAACGGCTCAAGTAATTGTTCAAGCCCTGACCGAGAGTCCGTGGAGTGGGATGAGATCCTTAAAGGCGAAGTGCAGTCAATGCGCTGGATGTTTGAAAACAATGCACTAGATACGATCAAAGATGACACCCCAGATGTAGACGAGGTGAGGAATATTGCCCAGCAGGAAATCATTGCTGGCAAAGATGTCAGACGCACAGCTTGGATGTTTGAGACTCAGCCCATGGATGTTCTGGGGACAGAGGATACTGATTCAACCGAGCAGTTGCAAAAATCAACTGATCTTGCGAGAGGAGATGTCCGCACTGCTACGTGGCTTTTTGAGACACAGCCACTAGATTATCTGAATAAGATCTACCAAGAAGACGAGCAGGAGACAGATGTTGTCGTCACCAATAACATCACCGGCGGAGATGTGAAAACCGCTAGATATCTCTTTGAGACCCAGCATCTGGATTCCCTGGGTAAAACAGAAACCATTGAGGAGAGCCACTTCCTGAACCTGAAGTCTGAGCTGGAAGAGATCAAAGGGGATGTGAAGACAACCACTCGCATGTTTGAGACCCAGCCCATGTGTGTCATTAGGGGGGATTCAGGAGAGATGTTGGAGATCACCACTATCCGCAGGGAAGAGACTGCTAAAGGAGATGTCAAGACCTCACGCTGGATGTTTGAAACCCAGCCTCTGGATATTATTAACAAAGACCCTGCGATGGTGAAGCTAATATGTGGCATTTCCATGGAGGATAACATCCAAGGCGGTGTGAACAAAGGTAGATGGCTTTTTGAGACAAAGACCCTTGACACCATTAAGGATGAGGAATGGGAGAGTTCCAGGAAGCAAAAGGAAGACATAATTGGTACTGATGTGAGGAAGCACTGTCTGGTTTTTGAGACTCAGTCTATGGATACTCTGAAAGACAATGCCAATGCTAGACCTTTAGCTTCAGAAGAGATTGTAGGAGGAGACGTTAAAACAGCCAAACATCTGTTTGAAACGGTACCCATGGAAAATCTGAAAGAACTGCTCGAAGTGGGCAAACTTCAGAAAATGGTTGCATCCGAAGAAGAAAAGGGTGACGTGAGACATCAAAAGTGGGTCTTTGAGAGCCAGCCTCTGGGGAATataagagaggagaagagggagatcACAAGAACTGTGAACGTTGAAGCTCTTGAAATAGGTGATGTGACAAACTATAAAGAAAGGTTTGAAAGTATGGATTTAAGTAAATGTGAAGGAGCACAGAAAATTCAAGTTGAAGGTGTCACAAGTGGATCCGTCAAATCAAACAGAGTTCTTTTTGAATCTACCCCTATGTATGCTATGCAAGACAGCTCTGGCCATTACCACGAGGTAAAGACCGTGAGGCGCGAGGAGATTGTGAAGGGAGACGTGCGCAGCTGCAGATGGATGTTTGAAACGCGTCCTATTGATGAGTTTGATGAAAGCATCAATAAGTTTCAGATCATAAAAGGTATATCCAAGCAGGAGGTCGAGTCAGGGGATGTCAAAACAGCCAAGTGGTTGTTTGAAACTCAACCACTTGATGCCATTAAATGTTCCAGTCATTTTGAGGATGAAGAACAAAAAACGAAGGAATGTATTGAAATTGAGAAAGGGGACGTTAAGACTTGCAGGTGGCTATTTGAGACTCAACCGATGGATGTTCTGTATGAAAAGGTGGAAAAGAGCGAGGTCGACGTCGAAGAAGTGCAAAAAGGAGACGTCAAAACTTGCACATGGCTCtttgagacacagacacttGACAATATACGCGATCACACAGAGTCTGAGACCATTCTGAAAACCTGCACTGTAAAACAAGAGGATGTACAAGGAAAAGATGTGCGACTGGCCCGCTTCCTCTTTGAAACCGAGAACCTGGAAAATATCATCGATGAGGACAGCAGCTCTTTCAGGAGGGTTACACAAATCGACATCGACTCAGGTGATGTTTCCAGGATGAAGTACATCTTTGAGAATCGCTCCTCTGACATTATGAGCTCCACCTCTGAGGAAACAATGCAGAGGTTGAAGACGCAACAGGCCGAGGACATCCAGCGGGGAAACGTGGTCAACTGTACTTATATGTTTGAGCATCAGCCGATCGATGCCATTCGTGACGATTCCACAGAGGCGAAGGAAGGTCGCATTGTGATTGACGTCCAGGGGGGTGATGTTGACAAAGGTCGCTTCATTTTTGAGACATACTCTCTGGATCAAATCAAAGAGGAGTCCACTGAGACTGATATTTCTAAACTCACTAGTATCTTTAGAGATGAAGTAGAGAGGGGGGATGTGAAAAATTACACCATGATGTTTGAAACTCAGCCGCTGTATGCCATCTGTGACAAAGAGGGTCATTATCATGAAGTAACTACAGTTACCAAGGAAGAAATCATTAAAGGAGATGTGGTGGGAGCTCGATGGCAGTTTGAGACAAAGCCTCTGGACTCAATTAGAGATTCAGAGCAGGTCTATGTTATTAAAGCTGTGACTGAGGAAGGCATCAACAAAGGAGACGTCAACTCTGCCAGGTGGAGGTTTGAAACGCAACCTCTGGATGAAATtacagaggaaataaaagtCAGGTCGAAAACAGTTGCAGATATCCAAGGCGGTGATGTAAGGACAAATAAGCAGCGATTTGAGACTGATGAGATGTCTCAAAAGTACATCAGAACCGTTAGCGTGAGCGAAATCCAAAAAGGAGATGTCAGATCCGCCACGTGGATGTTTGAAACGCGCACAATTGATGAGATCCACGGTGAAGGCGCAGAGTATGATGGCATGGAAAGAGTGACAAAAGAGGAAGTAATGAAAGGGGATGTCAAACAGTCTGTGTGGCTCTTTGAGAAGCAGCCGCTAGACAGTATCAAAGAGACTGACGGCACAGAGTTTGTTGTAACAAAGGAGGAAATCCCACAGGCTGATGTGAAGTCAACAACATGGCTGTTTGAAACAACTCCATTCAATGAATTCAACGGGAGCAACATGGAGAAGACAGAAATATTCGGTAAAAGCATCAAAGAGACACTTGAGGAGCTATACTGTCAGAAAATGGTTGACTCACAAGGTGTTCTCATTGAGGCAGATGAGATTGGCGATATCCGGATGGCAAAGTATAAACTCATGAACCAGGAGGCTCCAGAAATCCAAAGAGAAGAGATTATCAGAGGAGATCTGAGCAACATAATGATGAACCTCTTGAACCGCAGAGAGATGACTGAAAGGGGGATAACTATTGACAGGGAGGAGCGGGGGAACATCAACACCACAGTGAAGCAGCTATTCAACCAGGAAAGAGGAATCAATGTGGAGAAAGAGGAAATTGTCCGCGGTGACATTCAAGAGGCGGTAAACAATCTGCTGAAGAGTGAGGGCTCCTCCAAGCGTGGCATTCTGATTCAAGAGGATGAGAAAGGAGACGTGAGGATGACTATCTATTCCCTTTTGAATAAAGGGGAGAGGTCTAGCACGGAGAAAGAGGATATCATTCACGGAAATGTAAGCAGAACACTTCACCGTCTTCTCTCCAACTCAGGAGGAGAAGACTCTAAAAGGATAAGGGTCGGAGAAATAGAGAGGGGTAACGTCAGTTTTTACTCCACATGCATTGAGTCGGGAGCCTTGGATTACCTGAAGCAGCTTCAATGCGAGCCCAATGAACCTCAGGAAAAGGTGGAAAAGGAGAACATCATAGGTGGTGACGTTCAGGAGACCAAAATCTTGCTGCGGAAGAATCATCAGCAGATTGGGCGCACGGTGGCAGAGCAGGATATAGTTCCTGGTGACGTGCACAGCAATGTTAAAGTCTTCATGACGGAGCCCACTGTAACCTACAGAAACCTAGAGAAAAAGGATATTGTTAAAGGTGACCTTAACGCAGCCCTGGATTCACTGACCCAAGCCATCAATCAGAAAGTGGTGATAGACAAAGAGGAGGTGGTGAAGGGTGACATACCTACTACTTTAAGGTCTCTGGAGGAGGCCCAgcatcaaaacaaagaaatggaAAAGCCTGAAATTGTCAGGGGAGACATCAGAGGTGCTCTTGAGTCACTAGAGAAATCTACAACCACCAATACAGAAGCAACTGTTGAAGATCTAGTGCCAGGTGATATTAAAGGAACCCTGAAGTCGCTGGAGGAGGCAAAGCAAGCTGTGAAAGAGGTGGAAAAAGAGGAGATTCTCAAAGGAGACATACACACCGCCATGCAAAGTTTACACGAGGCAACAAGCGAGAAAAAGACTTACCAGCATCAAGTGAGCGAACAAGGGGATGTTAAAGCCACGATACAGCTCTTGCTAGATCCAACAACTTCTCCCAAAACGCAGCGCAGAGGGAGCATTGAAGGAGATGTGAAAacatctataaaatgtctttatgaaGGACAGGATGCAACACAGGTAGAAAAAGAGGAGGTGGTAAAAGGGGACGTTCAAGGGGCAATAAAGAATctaatgcaaagaaaacaatattcaaATCCAAAGCGCATGCATCCCGCGAAGAAAGCAAAAGGGCCCATGAAAAATCCATTAACTGTAAAGCAAGCGGAGCATGAATGCTTACATGAAGCCAAGAGTGAGAGTGTAGCAGTCAATCCAGCCCCCGCTGTGAAAAAGCTCTCTCAGAGCAGTGAgtcacagaagcacacacagaggcacaacGAAAGCAAATCGGTGAAAACGCAGGTAATAACCCAAGAGGAACACTCAGTTACTGTAGCCAAAACAGACAATTCTACTGGGGCCTCTCAACACAAGAGCATgaaagaacagaaacagaaattgCTGCCCCCACAGAAAATACAAGCTTCTAAGCCTATTATGATaaagaataaacaaatgattaataatGATCAAACAGAGACGAAAGCAGCTGATGTGAACGTGATGAAAGAGGTGCATAACACATCACAGACAAATATTTTGAACAAGCAAATATGTGAAACAAAGACAATCAAACAGGTGCAGACTACAGTGTCGGAGAAAACTGTTGTGCATAAGCAACATGTATCTGAGCAGATGTCTCAAACGCAAACAGAGAATAAGGCTCtcacacaaaagcacaacatgaaaaatataaagGGTGAGTACCGTAACCTGGACATGAGAGGGAAAGGTGTGATCAAAAAGCCCAAGCCGGCGATTCacttcccccctcccccctcttcaCCACCTCCACCCTCAGAGTCTgagctctccctccctccaccgcCACCGCCAGTGCTGGACAGCCCATCCTCCCCCCCTTCTATCATGAGGCAGGACAGCGACctcccacctccaccaccacctccgcCTCCCATGGAATGCAAGTCTGAGCCTGAATTTTaccctcttcctccacctcctccacaagattttctccctccacctccctcccaGCAAGAGCTTAATGCAATGCCTCAGCCTCCCCCTACCAGGCTGGGCAAACCCATTGGCAAGCCATTATTCAAATTGCCCAAGCAACCAGAAACACATAAGCAGCCTGTACAAGTTAAACCCAAATGGCAGAAAAAGCAGCCaactccttcacctcctccacctccacatcCACCTCAGCTCCCTCCTGATCAAGCAGAAACTGAGTCAACAGAGCATAAAGAACAAGTTCAAGTTCAAGAAGTAAAAAAGGTAACTACCAAACTGATTGAGACAAGCAAGCAGATTCAGTCTGAATTAACAGCAGtgtcaacaacaaaaatacCAAGCAGCCCAGCTGTGAAACCAAAAGAGATCCCACAGCCGCCTAAAAAAGTGTTTGTCCCTCCTATTAAACTGCCCCCAACTCCTGAACCTGCTCCAGCATCAAAGTCTAGACCCTTCGCTCGCAAATTTAAAACCCCTCTCATGCTTGCGGAGGAAAGGTACCGCCAACAAATAGAGAATGAAGAGACGGTGAGGAGTAATGTCACAACTCCTACATCTTCACCGGTTAATATGCTCTTCCCTGCAGCCAGTCCCGAGCTTTCTACAGcacagaacacagacacagaagtgGCCACGAAAGTGATAAAAGGAAAGAGCGAAGAAGATAAGGCTACTTCCAAAGAACGAATACCGTCTGCCAAGAAAACTCCATCCCAGATACCTTTGAGCAAGCCCTTGATCTCAGCCGTAAATAAGAAATCAGCTATAGGATCTTCAAGTGCGTCCTTAGATAAAATGCATGTTGCCAGCAAGCACTCCTCAGAAAAAGTTGTCTCAACTGATGTTGTTAAAAAGAGTCAAACCGCTCCCAAGAACCCAACTATTTCTGTATCTCAGTCTCATCAAGAGGCCTTAAATATTGAAGTACAGTCATGCTCAAACGTGGTCACTTCTTCTGTCacggagcagcagcagtttatTAAGAAATCCAGCTCCAGGTCTATCGCTGCCACACAGAGTGCTGTCCATGAAAATGTGAATCTCCAAAGCCAGACTGCA GTCACAATGAAAGCTGAAGATGTAAAGAATATTAATGTGCCTCTGACACAGGACGGGAAGATGAGTCCCTCTCAACCCACTAAAATCCCAAAGGTAACTCCAAGTTTCAAGGTGAAAACCTTTAAGATGCCAACAGataagaaagaggaaaagtgtGAAATGCATTTACAGCAAGAGAAAAGTAATGTGTCAGAGAAAAGTGAAACAAGAACAAATCAGAGAAGCGACCAGTTGACGGCATCAAGAactgagacaaaaacagaaatgaaagtaaaggagaagaaaagtaaTATGACCCCACTTCTGAAGGAAGTTGAAGTGGAGGTTCATGTGAAAAAGGGAAAGCAGATGCAAAAGAATGAGACTGAAATACAGCTGTCACCATCAGTTACTGTTTTAATGCCCAAGATAACATCTGCAACCACTCATCAAGGACAAGGCCATGTATCCGTCTCCCACAGTCAGCAGAGCATTCAGAGACACGAGGAGGTGGTCGTGACTGAGAGTGTGGTACAGCAACGCCTTCAGAAGCAGGAGGTTGTTCAggtgcaaaaacaaataaaggtgCAAGCAGcggaaacaaataaaatgcagatAAATGCAGTAAAGTCAAAAGGTGAGCCTAAGGATGTGTCGGGGAAAATGACCCACAAAGACGAGGCTCATTCAGAAGAAATcaaatattttgagaaatgtaatgtaatgcaaaagCTGCTCGCTCAAATAAAAGAGCTCGAGGGCACACCAAGCAAAATAGACTCCAACGCTGTCAGGATGATTATAAGCGAACTCCCTGACTGGGTGATGGGCTCGgatgagaaaaataatttaagtgAAATTGCTAAACAGCAAAGTAAGAAAAAGCTGAAGGAGCTGATGGTGTATGTAAGAaacatttttcaagcaaagcTCACACATTTAGAGGAAACCTTGACAGCCGTGGAAAAGcaggggaaagaaaaagaagatccGCCAGCGCCACCGCCAGTGCCCCCAAAACCATGCAAGAAAGTTTTCAGCGGAGCCACTGCAAAGATATCAAAGATCAGTATCGGGTCATCCAAAAGTGAAAAGAAGGTGGTGGAAGAGAAAAAGTCTCTTCAAGAGAGAAAAGTGTATCAGGAGCTGAGTGAAGCTGCTGATCAGAGAGTATCCTCTCCGTTAGCCTTTATCCGCACTCCATCTCCCACTTTTATAAGTATTGAGTCAAGGAGGATAGACTCGCCCCTCAGAGTAACCCCTTCTCCTCCACCCTACAAGTCAGTCGGGAcacctccgcctcctcctcgcAAGTCATACACGCCCACAACTTCTTTCAGCAGGGCCACCCCCTCCCCCACCATGAGCCGCTCAGAGAAGCTGATGAAACTGAAGGATACCACCTCCAAGCTTTATCGCGGCATTACGCCTCCACCTCCCATGCCGGTTCAAGAGTGCTTTGCAGCTGAAAGAGAGCAATCATCCCCAATTAGCGACAGGGAGACTCccatagagagagatgagacagagtTTGTGGACGTCGCAGAAATGGTGGACTCCATGATGACCGTGAGGGATAAAAAGTCTTTCTTCGAGGAGGCGCAGAAGGCGGAGGTGAGCAGGATGTACATGCGGAAGGATCCCATCGATATCCCTGAACGTTTGGGACCTGATGCTGAAGAAGGCGCTGAGGCTGTGAATATAGATCTTCTGAAAGACGATCTCCCAAGAGTTGATCTATCTAAGCTGGTAAACAGATTTGAATCCCCACAACCAAAAGTCTACAACAGAAAAGAGCCTATTGTCATCACGGAGAGGCTGGGGAGTGATACGGAGGATGCAGAGGCTGACCTGCCAAGAACTGACGAAATCCCTTCATTCAATGTCAAAGCGATAAAGGATGTGTTTGAAACAGGAGAGCACAGTTCTCAGGCCGCACGAGATCTCAGAGAACAAATAGAAAGAAGAGAATCTGAATCAGCCCATTCTGAGCCGCTGGGTCACTCTGAAACGACAGAAGTCGCTGAGCAATTCTGCACCATTGAAGACTTCGGGAACATGACAGGTGAGACACTGAGTGAGTGCTCCCTGACCCGCGGTAACCCTCCATCCTACGCTGACGTGGTAAGAGGCTCGGTTCCAGTTGTCGTGCCCCTGGAGGCCTCCACCGAGGAACTGCTGAGAAACTTCCAGCAGTCGTGGGCCGAGAGCCAAGGAGTTTTCCAGAACCTGGGTTTCAGTGTCACTGAGCAGAGGACTGTAACGCACCAGCAGGAGACTGTCGTGACGG AAAATTCGAGTTCCAGAGTCCGAACTGTGCAGGGTGTGTCGGAAGAGGGTGTACCCGATGGAATCGCTGAtcgcagacaaacacaacttcCATAA